The sequence GCGGGTGTGCTGCGCAGTCAACTCACGAAAGTCTTTTAAGAATGCCGAGTTATTAAACGTTTCCGCTAGCGGCCGATCATCGTGAATCGACTCCGATGCCATCTGAATCACCGGGCACGGTTCGATGTCGCCTTTGGGACCGATGTGATGGGTAAATCCTGTTGCCGCGGGACACAGGGCATTCCCCGCATCGTCGTGATACGCGTCGATCACGATGATCGGTTTGGTCGCACGCGTGTCGACGACAAACTGACGAACCCGCTTTTGTTCTTCACTACTAAGGGCGAGTTGTGGATTGGGTTCCGGTCCGACCGGCCGATAGATATGGAACCAGCAATACATCACTCCCATCTCAATCAACCGATCAACCCATGCGTCGTTGACCAAGTCGTCGATATTGGTTTTGCACACACTGGTGCAGACACCGACAAGCAAGTTGTGCTTTAGAGCGGTTTCCAAACCTTTCATCGTTTGGTTGTAAACGCCACCACGACCTCGGCGTTCGTCGCTAATAATTTCGGTGCCTTCGACACTGATCAGCGGAGTAACGTTGCCATACTCCTTTAACCGGGCCGCGACATCGTCGGTAATGAAATGACCGTTGGTGAAAACTTGAAAATAAACGTCGCGGTTCTGTTCAAAGATTTGCAACAAGTCTTTGTGCATGAACGGTTCACCGCCCAAGATGCCAAAGAAACTGTTTCCCATCTCTTTCGCTTGGCGAATCGTTTCGTTAGCCGCATCCAACTCGATGCGATGCTGCTTGGCCGCGACATCAACCCAACAGCCTTGGCAGCGCAGGTTGCAGCTGTTGATCACCGACATGTAAAGAAACGGCGGAAAGAATTCGCCTCGCTTTAAACGACGCTTGTGCTTATGAACGCTCAGCAACCCTTTCACCCCGAGCGTCCAAATCGCCTTGGCTAACAACCGTTTGTCGGTCTCGAAGAGAAATCGTGACGCAAGGCGAAGGTACATTTCGTAACTGATCGGTGGAGGGTGGGGAAAGCCGGAAGCGTTTCCGACGAAGCTTAGCCGATATCATTATGGCCGGCATCGGAATCAATTGCAGTGCAAAACCGCAGTTGTGAAGTATCCGTTTCCGCAAAGTCCGCATGAACCCCTGCCAGGTGCTGAGCAGAGGTGGGAATCATCATGAGCGAATCGAAGGGCGTTTTGCCGGGTTGAATGCATCCAAAGGCCCGTGCACCTTCGTTCGGCGTTTCGGCGGACGCGGGACCGCGACCGAGCGAATCCGCCCCCATGATGGTGGCCATTTCTAGTACCCGCGACGGAGCAAGGTCTTGCCGATGGCTGAGCAAAAAACGCAATTCCTCCCAGATACTTAGATCTGGATTGCTCGCCCGCGAATCGGTCCCCAAGGCCACCCGGACTCCCATTTCCAGCAGCTTTCCGACCGGGTGTGCATCGTATCCGAAAAAATGATGCGTTCTTGGGCAATACACCACCGTCATGTGCCGCCGTTCGGCGATGAACTGCATTTCGCAATCCTGCAAGTCATTTCCGTGGACCACGAGCGCTAGCGGCGCTTCAGCAAGCATTTGCAGGTAGGCCAAGATTGGCTGATCAGCGTCACCCGCGGCCCCCTTTCCCAACGGGAATAACCCAGGCACCCAAAGCCCTGCACGCTGCAAGGAATCTGCAAATCGTCCGGTGCCATGGGTAAGCAATTCTCGCTCGTCAGGCGATTCGGCGAGGTGCATCGCTACAGGACAGCCTTTAGCCGCTGCCCAATCAACACATCGCTGCACCAACGCGATCGGTGTGGAATATGGCGCGTGCGGGCTGATAGCAGGTACAAGGTTGCTCTCGCCAATGCGGCATGCAGAATGGCCTCGCGCAGACGCTTCGGAGTGCAGCAATGCGGCTTGGAAACGTTCCGCACCGCGTTCTTGGGACAGGCCCAACACCTCGGCAAATGACACGATCGATGCATAGGCATGCTCGGGATAGCTGGATGGCGTCGTTGCGATATCAGCAATGAGCTCAACCCCAGCATTCTGGGATTCGGCAAGTCCACTTGCGATATTGGCTGCCCTGACCGATTCGTCAGCTTGTCCTCGAGCCCGGATAACTTCGCCAATCCAGTTTGCCAAAGCGATTCCCGGCTCACCGATTGGCCTTCGACAATCGGAAAACTCAAGATGCGTGTGAGCGTTGACCAACTTGGGAAGCACCGCCACGTCGCCGAGATCAACGCTCGCTTGTGGACCAACTGATGCCTGACGGCGATTGGATATATCGACAACGATTCCATCGACGACCGTAATGCAGGGGTTTTCAATCGGAGGACCGGTGATTGGAAACAGCCAACGAGCCTGATAGGTTTTTGAACTGGGATTCATTTTTTGTCGGGTGCCGAACGTCTCAAGCATATTCGAGCGTTATGACCTTTTCGATCGAGTCGGCAGAACGTTTGCCAGCGGACTTTTATTGCAGAAAGACAGCCGATGTCGCGCGAGCCTTGATCGGGAAAACCATCGTGCATCGTACCGCCGGCACGATTACCGGCGGAATCGTCGTCGAAACGGAAGCCTATCTGCATCGCAATGATCCGGCTAGCCACTCGGCCCGTGGACGCACCGCAAGCAACGAATCAATGTTCCTGCGGCCTGGCACGCTCTACGTGTACCCGATTCATGCCAAATACTGCTTGAACGCGGTCACCGAAGAAGCCGGAACGGGAGCAGCGGTTTTGATCCGTGCGATCGAACCGACGATCGGTATCGAAACGATGTGCGGTCGCCGCGGGCAATCCGACCTCCGCCGCCTGACGACAGGACCGGCGATGCTTTGCCAAGCCCTATCCATTGATCGGTCTGATGACGGACGATGCTTGGTCGGCGATTCAGACTTGGGAATTTTTCTAAACACAGCCGATGACCATCGTCGCCGAATCGTCGCGACGAAGCGTATTGGGATCAGCAAAGCCCAACATCGCAACCTTCGTTTTGTCGATATGAACTCACGCTTTCTTAGTCGACCAGTGCCGAAGCGTTAGTTCTCGCACATCGGACGGCTCGGTCTCCATCGTCGGTTCGATGTGCAACCCGACGGCCGCAAACAGGTCGTCCGTTGCGAAGGGACGCGCCGCGACGAAACACTCCGCTGCCTCGACACCGGCAATCGAACCGGCCATCACCGCCGCCGCGCGAACTCGTTCGACGATCTGCCGCTTGTGATCGAACTGGCTTCCATAACATCGCATCGCGGCAAGCTTGGCTTCAAGTGTTTTGCTGATATCGACCAACGTGTGATAGGGGTTGCCTGCGATATTCATCGGCTCTAGGGCAATGCGATAGTACAGCTGCCGATCGATCACATGCGGTGGCAAATAGTCGAACTGATCGTCCCATTTGGAAAGCCGACTATAAAAGACCGCGGCGTCAGTCAGCAGCATCGCCTGATGATGATCCGGTGACGCCATGGGTGTCTTTTCGCCGAATCCCAAAACCATGCATGGACGCGTCATACGAAACACCTTGGCCAGTTCCACGCGTGCTTCGAAACAATCAAACAACCGTCGATTCGGCAAATCCATTTGAATGCGATAACACACTCCCAACGCTTTTGCAGCTTGTGTCGACTCCAAGAAACGTGATGCGGGCCCGTCGGAGTACGGCGTCGGCTCACCATCAGTCAGATCAACGATCCCGACGCGGTATCCTTCCGCGGACAACTTTGCCAGCGTCCCACCGCAAGCGACCTCAACATCATCGGGGTGTGCTCCGACCGCGATGACGTCCAATCGTGGTGGCAGGTCAGCCTGTTGTGACATTTTCGATCACCTCGGTGAAGTCTCCAAAACCCAAAACAAGTGTGCCAGCGTTTCCGCTCAACACCGGTCCTACGAGCGTGACCGGTACCGTCATCGGCAATCGATCAACAAGATCAAAGCTGAACACAAATTCGCCCAATCGAACACCCGGTAATCCAACACCGGCTGCGGTCAATAGTTATCATACGGGTCTCTTTTTCCTTCCTCTCCATCTGCCCGCCACGGAGCCACCGTCATGAGATTGACCGGTCTTGCCTTTATATTCCTCGCCACCATCGCCGGACAATGTTCGGCCGAGATCCGAACCAGTGCGGTATTCGGTGACTCGATGGTCTTACAGCGAAACAAACCGATTCACGTTTGGGGCTGGGCGGATGCCGGTGCTTCGGTTGAGGTCAAACTTGCTGACGCAAACGCAACAGCGAAAGCGGATTCCGATGGTCGTTTCGATGTCGAACTTCCCAAAATGTCAGCAGGTGGGCCGTTCAAATTGGCGATCAACGCCGGCGACGACTCGGTCACCTTTGAAGACGTCTTGATCGGCGAAGTTTGGGTTTGCAGCGGACAATCCAATATGGGTTGGTCGGTCCAACAGTCCAACGACTCGGACCTAGAATCGCTATCGGCAAACTACCCCAACATCCGTTTGATCTCCGTTCCTCAGGTCGGCGTCCAAGAACCTCAAGACAGCTTTGATGGAAAATGGCAAGCCTGTACGCCCGAAAGCGTTCGACAGTTTTCCGGCGTCGGATACTTCTTCGGTCGCCAACTGCATCAAACGCTTGGCGTTCCCGTCGGACTGATTGATAACGCTTGGGGCGGCTCATCCGCAGAAGCCTGGGTCAAACGAGATCTGCTCGAAGCGGACGATACCTACGATGCTTTGATGGCTCGCTGGGAACAAACCGAAGCGACCTATAACCACGAAGCAGAGACAAAGAAGTACAAAGAAAAGCTTGCCGCATGGCAGAAAGACAAGAAAGGCAACCGCCCCAACCCGCCACGGAATCCGTTGACCGGACAACACCGTCCCGCCAACCTCTACAACGGTGTTCTTCACCCAATCATTGGCTATACGATTGAAGGCGTAGTCTGGTACCAAGGTGAGTCCAACGCCGGACGCGCTTATCAGTACCGCGAACTATTCCCGCTGATGATTCAACACTGGCGTGACGAATGGAAACAAGATGACTTCTCGTTCTACTGGGTTCAATTGGCCGACTATATGGCCGAAAAAGAACAACCCAGCAGCAGTGCTTGGGCTGAACTACGTGAAGCCCAAACGATGACGATGGACAAATTGGCCAACACCGGTGAAGCCGTCATCATCGAACTGGGCGAAGCCTCGGATATCCACCCCAAGAACAAACAAGATGTCGGAAAACGTCTAGCGCGATGGGCCCTAGCAAAGAACTACGGGTATGACATTCCTTACCGCAGTCCGACTTTCGAATCCATGACCATCGATGGCAAAAAGGCCACTTTGAAATTTGATCATGTCGGCGGTGGTCTCGATACCTTTGACGTTCGTGACGTGATTGGATTTACGATCGCAGGCGAGGATCAAAAGTTCGTCCATGCCAACGCAAAGATCGTAGGCAAGGACACTGTCGAGGTTTCCAGCGATCAAATCGAGCAGCCTGTATCGGTGCGATACGCTTGGGCAGACAACCCGATTTGCAACGTGCAAAGCCAAGAAGGCTTGCCCGTAACTCCTTTCCGCACCGACGACTGGAAAGGCGTCACTGCCGATTCCAAATAGCACGGATTGCGTTTTAGTTTCCGATCCCTAGCTAGACGCAGGGATGTCGATGGGCAAACCAAAGGCTTCGGACCTGGCGTGACGTGCTGTCACGCCACCGGGGCTTCGCCATCGGTACCGAATATCGATTGTGATCAGCCAAGGGTGACACAGCCAATACGACCGTTGCAGTAATCGCGGGCCTGGGGTGCATTGACCGCCTCAATTGGCCCGTGC comes from Stieleria sp. JC731 and encodes:
- a CDS encoding radical SAM protein is translated as MYLRLASRFLFETDKRLLAKAIWTLGVKGLLSVHKHKRRLKRGEFFPPFLYMSVINSCNLRCQGCWVDVAAKQHRIELDAANETIRQAKEMGNSFFGILGGEPFMHKDLLQIFEQNRDVYFQVFTNGHFITDDVAARLKEYGNVTPLISVEGTEIISDERRGRGGVYNQTMKGLETALKHNLLVGVCTSVCKTNIDDLVNDAWVDRLIEMGVMYCWFHIYRPVGPEPNPQLALSSEEQKRVRQFVVDTRATKPIIVIDAYHDDAGNALCPAATGFTHHIGPKGDIEPCPVIQMASESIHDDRPLAETFNNSAFLKDFRELTAQHTRGCVIMERPDLLIELAEKHGARDTTIRNEVMRELDHVTPRRSQFQPGDEIPERSFVYRWAKKYAFNDFGTYTRHFDVSKYQDPDRMPAKNGSDVQVVQLQATKSDSAD
- a CDS encoding PIG-L family deacetylase; translation: MSQQADLPPRLDVIAVGAHPDDVEVACGGTLAKLSAEGYRVGIVDLTDGEPTPYSDGPASRFLESTQAAKALGVCYRIQMDLPNRRLFDCFEARVELAKVFRMTRPCMVLGFGEKTPMASPDHHQAMLLTDAAVFYSRLSKWDDQFDYLPPHVIDRQLYYRIALEPMNIAGNPYHTLVDISKTLEAKLAAMRCYGSQFDHKRQIVERVRAAAVMAGSIAGVEAAECFVAARPFATDDLFAAVGLHIEPTMETEPSDVRELTLRHWSTKKA
- a CDS encoding DNA-3-methyladenine glycosylase → MTFSIESAERLPADFYCRKTADVARALIGKTIVHRTAGTITGGIVVETEAYLHRNDPASHSARGRTASNESMFLRPGTLYVYPIHAKYCLNAVTEEAGTGAAVLIRAIEPTIGIETMCGRRGQSDLRRLTTGPAMLCQALSIDRSDDGRCLVGDSDLGIFLNTADDHRRRIVATKRIGISKAQHRNLRFVDMNSRFLSRPVPKR
- a CDS encoding sialate O-acetylesterase; the encoded protein is MRLTGLAFIFLATIAGQCSAEIRTSAVFGDSMVLQRNKPIHVWGWADAGASVEVKLADANATAKADSDGRFDVELPKMSAGGPFKLAINAGDDSVTFEDVLIGEVWVCSGQSNMGWSVQQSNDSDLESLSANYPNIRLISVPQVGVQEPQDSFDGKWQACTPESVRQFSGVGYFFGRQLHQTLGVPVGLIDNAWGGSSAEAWVKRDLLEADDTYDALMARWEQTEATYNHEAETKKYKEKLAAWQKDKKGNRPNPPRNPLTGQHRPANLYNGVLHPIIGYTIEGVVWYQGESNAGRAYQYRELFPLMIQHWRDEWKQDDFSFYWVQLADYMAEKEQPSSSAWAELREAQTMTMDKLANTGEAVIIELGEASDIHPKNKQDVGKRLARWALAKNYGYDIPYRSPTFESMTIDGKKATLKFDHVGGGLDTFDVRDVIGFTIAGEDQKFVHANAKIVGKDTVEVSSDQIEQPVSVRYAWADNPICNVQSQEGLPVTPFRTDDWKGVTADSK
- a CDS encoding amidohydrolase family protein — protein: MNPSSKTYQARWLFPITGPPIENPCITVVDGIVVDISNRRQASVGPQASVDLGDVAVLPKLVNAHTHLEFSDCRRPIGEPGIALANWIGEVIRARGQADESVRAANIASGLAESQNAGVELIADIATTPSSYPEHAYASIVSFAEVLGLSQERGAERFQAALLHSEASARGHSACRIGESNLVPAISPHAPYSTPIALVQRCVDWAAAKGCPVAMHLAESPDERELLTHGTGRFADSLQRAGLWVPGLFPLGKGAAGDADQPILAYLQMLAEAPLALVVHGNDLQDCEMQFIAERRHMTVVYCPRTHHFFGYDAHPVGKLLEMGVRVALGTDSRASNPDLSIWEELRFLLSHRQDLAPSRVLEMATIMGADSLGRGPASAETPNEGARAFGCIQPGKTPFDSLMMIPTSAQHLAGVHADFAETDTSQLRFCTAIDSDAGHNDIG